In Streptomyces sp. NBC_01439, the following are encoded in one genomic region:
- the serC gene encoding phosphoserine transaminase gives MAEIQIPADIKPADGRFGAGPSKVRTEALDALAATGTSLLGTSHRQAPVKNLVGSVRQGLRDLFSLPEGYEVILGNGGSTAFWDIATAGLIERKSQHLTFGEFSSKFATAAKLAPWLDAPSVISSDPGTHPEPVAEAGVDVYAYTHNETSTGVAAPIKRVAGADAGSLVLVDATSGAGGLPVDITETDVYYFAPQKSFASDGGLWLAAFSPAALERAARVHASGSRHIPEFFSLPTAIDNSLKNQTYNTPALSTLFLLDQQLQWMNSQGGLEFTTGRTAASARNLYGWAEASKYATPFVVDADKRSSVIGTIDFSDDIDAAAVAKVLRANGIVDTEPYRKLGRNQLRIAMFPAIDPADVQALTACIDYVIDKL, from the coding sequence GTGGCTGAGATCCAGATTCCCGCTGACATCAAGCCCGCCGACGGACGCTTCGGCGCGGGCCCCTCCAAGGTGCGGACCGAGGCGCTGGACGCCCTCGCCGCCACCGGTACCTCCCTGCTCGGAACCTCACACCGCCAGGCCCCGGTCAAGAACCTGGTCGGCTCGGTGCGCCAGGGCCTCCGGGACCTCTTCTCCCTCCCCGAGGGGTACGAGGTGATCCTGGGCAACGGCGGCTCCACCGCCTTCTGGGACATCGCGACCGCCGGTCTGATCGAGCGGAAGTCCCAGCACCTCACCTTCGGCGAGTTCTCCTCGAAGTTCGCCACGGCCGCGAAGCTCGCGCCGTGGCTGGACGCGCCGTCCGTGATCTCCTCCGACCCGGGCACGCACCCGGAGCCGGTGGCCGAGGCGGGCGTGGACGTGTACGCGTACACCCACAACGAGACCTCGACGGGTGTGGCGGCGCCGATCAAGCGCGTCGCGGGCGCCGATGCCGGGTCCCTCGTTCTGGTGGACGCGACCTCGGGCGCCGGCGGTCTGCCGGTGGACATCACCGAGACGGACGTCTACTACTTCGCCCCGCAGAAGTCCTTCGCCTCGGACGGCGGCCTGTGGCTGGCCGCGTTCTCCCCGGCCGCCCTGGAGCGCGCCGCCCGCGTGCACGCCTCCGGCAGCCGGCACATCCCGGAGTTCTTCTCGCTGCCGACGGCGATCGACAACTCGCTGAAGAACCAGACGTACAACACCCCGGCACTGTCCACCCTCTTCCTGCTGGACCAGCAGCTGCAGTGGATGAACAGCCAGGGCGGCCTGGAGTTCACCACCGGCCGTACGGCGGCCAGTGCGCGCAACCTGTACGGCTGGGCGGAGGCGTCCAAGTACGCGACCCCGTTCGTGGTGGACGCCGACAAGCGCTCGTCCGTCATCGGCACGATCGACTTCTCGGACGACATCGACGCGGCGGCCGTCGCCAAGGTGCTGCGCGCCAACGGGATCGTGGACACCGAGCCGTACCGCAAGCTCGGCCGCAACCAGCTCCGCATCGCGATGTTCCCGGCGATCGACCCGGCGGACGTGCAGGCGCTGACGGCCTGCATCGACTACGTGATCGACAAGCTCTGA
- a CDS encoding FAD-binding and (Fe-S)-binding domain-containing protein — MDASNYRRVPVGVVAPRDADDVAAALAVCAEAGVPVVPRGGGTSIAGQATGVGVVLDLTRHMNGLVSVDPAARTAVVQPGLVLDRLRDAVRPYGLTFGPDPSTHSRCTLGGMIGNNACGAHSVAWGTTADNVTELAVTAYGGTAHRIASGWSGAPAGLRELVTGHLGLLRTGMTPAGMPPGFSRRISGYGGLDALLPERGVQLARAFCGSEGTLGVVTEAVVRLVEAPRAPVLAVLGYADESAAADAAAGLLPYRPLTVEGMAEDLLGGTAPDARSAPALPRGGAWLFVEMPDEGAARPLLRAADAVDRLLVTDPAAQRALWRIREDAAGTATRMPGGGMAWPGWEDCAVPPARLGAYLREFRALLAAHGLHGSPYGHFGEGCVHVRIDFDLVSAAGIARFRDFSGELADLVVAHGGSLSGEHGDGQARAELLPKMYGTEVVRLFGAYKDVWDPAGGMNPGMLVRPARLDENLRFAVLPATSFAGEVARCVGVAKCRTTDTGAGAGSGASVMCPSYRVTGEEQHSTRGRARLLHEMLAGEIVTDGWRSAEVAGALDLCLGCKGCRSDCPVGVDMAAYKAEFLHRHWAGRIRPLSHYALGGLPDWLRLIAGLRAARAVNAAVRLLPVPVPGLTPERALPELAERPFTRGAGRLARGAGPSSGSGPGRRFGSGSGRGFGRVVTLWPDTFTEYLAPEVGHAALRVLRAAGLDASVPRGGRVCCGLTYVSTGRLDRARTVLRRTLDTVGEVSGPVTVLEPSCAAALRTDLPALLPDDPRAARLAAAVRTFAETLEECAPDWRPPRLDREVVGQTHCHQHAVLGDGPDRRLRERAGLVGELSGGCCGLAGNFGFEPGHHEVSVACAEEQLLPSLRAAPRDAVIQADGFSCRTQIAQLGGVRGRHLAELLAEGLGEGG; from the coding sequence ATGGACGCTTCCAACTACCGGCGCGTACCGGTGGGCGTGGTCGCCCCGCGCGACGCCGACGACGTGGCGGCCGCGCTCGCGGTGTGCGCGGAGGCCGGGGTCCCGGTCGTGCCGCGCGGCGGCGGGACCTCCATCGCCGGCCAGGCCACCGGGGTGGGCGTGGTCCTCGACCTCACCCGGCACATGAACGGCCTCGTGTCGGTGGACCCGGCGGCCAGGACGGCCGTGGTCCAGCCCGGACTGGTCCTCGACCGGCTGCGGGACGCCGTGCGCCCGTACGGGCTGACCTTCGGGCCCGACCCGTCCACGCACTCCCGCTGCACCCTCGGCGGCATGATCGGCAACAACGCGTGCGGGGCCCACTCGGTGGCCTGGGGCACCACCGCGGACAACGTGACCGAGCTGGCCGTGACGGCGTACGGGGGCACCGCGCACCGGATCGCGAGCGGCTGGTCGGGCGCCCCGGCCGGCCTGCGGGAGCTGGTCACCGGACACCTGGGACTGCTGCGCACCGGGATGACGCCCGCCGGGATGCCGCCCGGCTTCTCGCGGCGGATCTCCGGCTACGGCGGTCTCGACGCGCTGCTGCCCGAGCGCGGGGTGCAGCTGGCGCGGGCGTTCTGCGGGAGCGAGGGCACGCTCGGGGTGGTGACGGAGGCGGTGGTGCGCCTGGTGGAGGCGCCGCGCGCGCCGGTGCTCGCCGTGCTCGGGTACGCGGACGAGAGCGCGGCGGCGGACGCGGCGGCCGGGCTGCTGCCGTACCGGCCGCTGACGGTGGAGGGGATGGCCGAGGACCTGTTGGGCGGCACGGCCCCGGATGCCCGCTCCGCCCCGGCGCTGCCCCGGGGCGGAGCGTGGCTGTTCGTGGAGATGCCCGACGAGGGCGCGGCGCGGCCCCTGCTGCGGGCCGCCGACGCGGTGGACCGGCTGCTCGTCACCGACCCGGCGGCGCAGCGCGCTCTGTGGCGGATCCGCGAGGACGCGGCGGGCACGGCCACCCGGATGCCGGGGGGCGGGATGGCCTGGCCGGGATGGGAGGACTGCGCGGTGCCGCCGGCCCGGCTGGGGGCGTACCTGAGGGAGTTCCGGGCCCTGCTGGCGGCGCACGGGTTGCACGGATCCCCGTACGGGCACTTCGGCGAGGGCTGCGTCCACGTACGGATCGACTTCGACCTGGTGTCGGCGGCGGGCATCGCCCGCTTCCGGGACTTCTCCGGGGAACTGGCCGACCTGGTCGTCGCGCACGGCGGGTCCCTGTCGGGGGAGCACGGGGACGGGCAGGCGCGGGCGGAGCTGCTGCCGAAGATGTACGGGACGGAGGTGGTCCGGCTCTTCGGCGCGTACAAGGACGTGTGGGACCCGGCGGGCGGGATGAACCCGGGGATGCTGGTCCGGCCCGCGCGACTGGACGAGAACCTGCGCTTCGCGGTGCTGCCGGCCACCTCGTTCGCGGGTGAGGTCGCGCGGTGCGTGGGCGTCGCGAAGTGCCGGACCACGGACACGGGCGCGGGCGCAGGCTCAGGCGCCTCGGTGATGTGCCCGTCGTACCGGGTCACGGGGGAGGAGCAGCACTCCACCCGGGGTCGGGCGCGGCTGCTGCACGAGATGCTGGCCGGGGAGATCGTCACCGACGGCTGGCGCTCGGCGGAGGTCGCCGGGGCGCTCGACCTGTGCCTGGGGTGCAAGGGCTGCCGCAGCGACTGCCCGGTGGGCGTGGACATGGCCGCGTACAAGGCGGAGTTCCTGCACCGCCACTGGGCGGGCCGGATCCGCCCGCTGTCGCACTACGCACTGGGCGGCCTGCCGGACTGGCTCCGGCTGATCGCCGGCCTGCGGGCGGCGCGGGCGGTCAACGCGGCCGTGCGCCTCCTACCGGTACCGGTGCCGGGGCTGACCCCGGAACGGGCCCTGCCGGAGCTGGCGGAGCGGCCGTTCACGCGGGGCGCGGGGCGGCTCGCGCGGGGCGCGGGGCCGAGCTCCGGCTCCGGGCCCGGCCGGCGCTTCGGCTCAGGTTCCGGCCGCGGTTTCGGCCGCGTCGTCACCTTGTGGCCCGACACGTTCACGGAGTACCTCGCCCCCGAGGTCGGCCACGCCGCGCTCCGCGTGCTCCGGGCCGCCGGGCTGGACGCGTCCGTCCCCCGCGGCGGCCGGGTGTGCTGCGGACTGACGTACGTGTCCACCGGTCGCCTCGACCGCGCCCGCACGGTCCTGAGACGAACGCTCGACACCGTCGGCGAGGTCTCCGGCCCCGTCACCGTCCTCGAACCGAGCTGCGCCGCGGCCCTGCGCACCGACCTGCCCGCCCTGCTCCCCGACGACCCCCGGGCGGCCCGCCTCGCGGCGGCGGTGCGGACCTTCGCCGAGACCCTGGAGGAGTGCGCACCGGACTGGCGGCCGCCGCGCCTGGATCGGGAAGTGGTCGGCCAGACCCACTGCCACCAGCACGCGGTGCTGGGGGACGGCCCCGACCGGAGGCTGCGGGAACGGGCCGGGCTGGTGGGCGAGCTCAGCGGGGGCTGCTGCGGGCTGGCGGGCAACTTCGGCTTCGAGCCGGGGCACCACGAGGTGTCGGTGGCCTGTGCGGAGGAACAGCTGCTCCCGTCCCTGCGCGCGGCGCCGCGGGACGCCGTGATCCAGGCGGACGGGTTCTCGTGCCGTACGCAGATCGCCCAGCTGGGCGGGGTCCGGGGCCGGCACCTGGCGGAGCTCCTGGCGGAGGGGCTGGGCGAAGGGGGGTAG
- a CDS encoding EamA family transporter gives MPAPSSSSSPAALPAVAAPAPSPAQGPGSGSASGSGSGSGSGSGSSLSSGLGPVALVISAGISVQFGAALAVMIMPRAGAAGVVTLRLAAAALVLLVLCRPKVRGYSRSDWGTVLAFGVAMAGMNGLFYQSIDRIPLGPAVTLEVLGPLALSVIVSRRLVNVLWAGLALGGVVLLSGHGGGGPGFGSLDPLGAAFALGAGAMWAAYIVFSARTGRRFPQADGLALAMAVAAVISLPLGIAEAGPALLVPSTLALGVGVAVLSSVLPYTLELLALRRMPAPTFAILMSLEPAIAAAAGFLVLNQAMSALDALAVALVIAASMGAVRSQIRKKAA, from the coding sequence ATGCCCGCACCTTCCTCTTCGTCCTCCCCGGCGGCCTTGCCGGCCGTCGCCGCACCGGCCCCGTCGCCCGCCCAGGGTCCCGGTTCGGGTTCCGCTTCCGGTTCGGGTTCCGGTTCGGGTTCGGGTTCGGGTTCGAGCCTCAGTTCCGGCCTCGGTCCCGTGGCGCTGGTGATCTCGGCGGGGATCTCGGTGCAGTTCGGTGCCGCGCTCGCGGTCATGATCATGCCGAGGGCGGGTGCGGCGGGCGTGGTCACCCTGCGGCTCGCGGCCGCCGCGCTCGTGCTGCTGGTCCTGTGCCGCCCGAAGGTGCGCGGCTACTCCCGTTCCGACTGGGGCACGGTGCTCGCCTTCGGCGTCGCCATGGCCGGTATGAACGGCCTCTTCTACCAGTCCATCGACCGGATCCCGCTCGGTCCCGCGGTCACCCTGGAGGTCCTCGGACCGCTCGCCCTCTCCGTCATCGTCTCCCGGCGCCTGGTCAACGTCTTGTGGGCCGGCCTCGCACTCGGTGGTGTGGTCCTGCTGTCCGGGCACGGCGGGGGCGGCCCCGGCTTCGGCTCCCTCGACCCGCTGGGCGCGGCGTTCGCGCTCGGGGCGGGCGCGATGTGGGCGGCGTACATCGTGTTCAGCGCGCGTACCGGCCGCCGCTTCCCGCAGGCGGACGGGCTCGCGCTGGCGATGGCGGTGGCCGCGGTCATCTCGCTTCCGCTGGGCATCGCCGAAGCAGGCCCGGCCCTGCTGGTCCCGAGCACGCTCGCGCTGGGTGTGGGCGTGGCCGTCCTGTCCTCCGTCCTGCCGTACACCCTGGAACTGCTCGCGCTGCGGCGGATGCCGGCGCCGACCTTCGCGATCCTGATGAGCCTGGAGCCGGCCATCGCCGCGGCCGCGGGCTTCCTCGTCCTGAACCAGGCCATGTCCGCACTGGACGCCCTGGCCGTCGCCCTCGTGATCGCGGCCAGCATGGGTGCGGTCCGCTCGCAGATCCGGAAGAAGGCCGCCTGA
- a CDS encoding DUF1801 domain-containing protein yields MDVATYLAAVPEARREALVRLRELCLEELTGFEEGIAYGMPVYVRAGGTAGEIAWANQKQYISFYLMRTDVRDAFADRLAPHDMGKACLRFRNPAKVDFDLLRDLLRATAQAGGGAGGAG; encoded by the coding sequence ATGGACGTCGCCACCTACCTGGCCGCGGTCCCCGAGGCCCGACGGGAGGCCCTGGTACGGCTGCGGGAGCTGTGCCTGGAGGAGCTGACCGGGTTCGAGGAGGGGATCGCGTACGGGATGCCGGTGTACGTGCGGGCGGGCGGGACCGCCGGCGAGATCGCCTGGGCGAACCAGAAGCAGTACATCTCCTTCTACCTGATGCGCACGGACGTCCGGGACGCCTTCGCGGACCGCCTGGCCCCCCACGACATGGGCAAGGCCTGCCTGCGCTTCCGCAACCCCGCCAAGGTCGACTTCGACCTCCTGCGGGACCTCCTGCGGGCGACGGCGCAGGCGGGCGGGGGAGCGGGCGGGGCGGGCTGA
- a CDS encoding NUDIX hydrolase encodes MSFRLAAYAVCIEDGRVLLARHVSPEGRSTWFLPGGRVEHGEDPFDAVIREVAEETGCDAVVDRLLGVDSRLIPAAERSVPGGPDHQNVGVFYRVRITGGRLRPEPDGAVVESAWTPIPDVTGLRRSSLVDIGLALSHTLPATGHVAAVRVGGLIQH; translated from the coding sequence ATGAGTTTCCGGTTGGCGGCCTACGCCGTGTGCATCGAGGACGGCCGGGTGCTGCTCGCCCGCCATGTGTCTCCGGAGGGCAGGAGCACCTGGTTCCTTCCGGGCGGCAGGGTCGAGCACGGGGAGGATCCGTTCGACGCGGTGATCCGGGAGGTCGCCGAGGAGACCGGCTGCGACGCCGTGGTCGATCGCCTGCTGGGTGTGGACTCCAGGCTGATCCCCGCGGCCGAACGCTCCGTACCCGGCGGCCCGGACCACCAGAACGTCGGTGTCTTCTACCGGGTGCGCATCACCGGCGGCCGGCTCCGGCCGGAGCCTGACGGCGCGGTCGTCGAGTCGGCCTGGACCCCGATCCCCGACGTCACCGGACTCCGCCGCTCCTCGCTGGTCGACATCGGCCTCGCACTGTCGCACACCCTCCCCGCAACGGGCCACGTCGCCGCCGTCCGGGTCGGCGGTCTGATCCAGCACTGA
- a CDS encoding CocE/NonD family hydrolase yields MTPAARTPFSLYPELDATALTAFVTALESGDVTGLAPARAAEIAEVRSVAVFTRGKVTGADGDLLDAALWRHTGTQPRPAIIMPSPWSGLGWLPYAVQASLFAARGYNVLAYSTRGFAGSEGQVDVAGPLDVADGSRALDHLIERSTGPVTKIGFLGDSYGSGISQLVAAHDTRIDAVVALSTWGDLGEAFYENSTRHIAAVRALLDAAAKARLSPQTQSVFDNVLANRDVQGTLRWAETRSPFTHIKELNRRQVPVFFSLAWHETLFPPNQTLKMFNELTGPKRLAVSIGDHSGPEMTGILGLPNRIWTDAHRWLDHHLKEIDNGIDAEGQVLGEIMWSKTLEPRPTWPSLTERLERLHLADDGELGDEPQAGWTSTVLCGVDTPATVADKVVQSGYAEIAGRPKVYRTQDIDRTVAAVWTSEPAGETTRLRGTPRLRVTYRAANPGSTFVAYLLDTAPDGTAHLITHAPYTDVDSPPDSLISADIDLQATAYDVPRGHRLMLVIDARDPFYADANLPRATLAFTSPEPTPSYLDLPLG; encoded by the coding sequence GTGACTCCAGCCGCCCGCACCCCCTTCTCCCTCTATCCCGAACTCGACGCGACCGCCCTCACCGCCTTCGTGACCGCCCTGGAGAGCGGCGACGTCACCGGCCTCGCCCCCGCCCGCGCCGCCGAGATCGCCGAGGTCCGCTCGGTCGCCGTCTTCACCCGCGGCAAGGTGACCGGCGCCGACGGGGACCTCCTCGACGCCGCGCTCTGGCGACACACCGGAACCCAGCCGCGCCCCGCGATCATCATGCCCTCGCCCTGGTCCGGCCTGGGCTGGCTCCCGTACGCCGTCCAGGCCTCCCTCTTCGCCGCCCGCGGTTACAACGTCCTCGCCTACTCCACCCGAGGCTTCGCCGGCTCCGAGGGCCAGGTCGACGTGGCGGGCCCGCTCGACGTCGCCGACGGCAGCCGGGCCCTGGACCACCTCATCGAGCGCAGCACCGGCCCGGTGACGAAGATCGGCTTCCTCGGGGACTCGTACGGCTCCGGCATCAGCCAGCTCGTCGCCGCGCACGACACCCGCATCGACGCCGTGGTCGCGCTCAGCACCTGGGGCGACCTCGGCGAGGCCTTCTACGAGAACTCCACCCGGCACATCGCGGCCGTACGGGCCCTGCTCGACGCGGCCGCGAAGGCCCGACTGAGCCCGCAGACGCAGAGCGTCTTCGACAACGTCCTCGCCAACCGCGACGTCCAGGGCACCCTGCGCTGGGCGGAGACCCGCTCGCCCTTCACCCACATCAAGGAACTCAACCGCCGTCAGGTGCCGGTCTTCTTCTCGCTCGCCTGGCACGAGACCCTCTTCCCGCCCAACCAGACGCTGAAGATGTTCAACGAACTGACCGGCCCCAAACGCCTCGCCGTCTCCATCGGCGACCACTCCGGCCCCGAGATGACCGGAATACTCGGTCTGCCCAACCGGATCTGGACGGACGCCCACCGCTGGCTCGACCACCACCTCAAGGAGATCGACAACGGCATCGACGCCGAGGGCCAGGTGCTCGGCGAGATCATGTGGAGCAAAACCCTCGAACCCCGCCCCACCTGGCCCTCCCTCACCGAACGCCTGGAACGGCTGCACCTGGCGGACGACGGCGAACTCGGCGACGAACCACAGGCCGGTTGGACCTCGACCGTGCTGTGCGGGGTGGACACCCCGGCGACCGTCGCCGACAAGGTGGTGCAGTCCGGCTACGCGGAGATCGCCGGCCGCCCGAAGGTCTACCGGACCCAGGACATCGACCGGACCGTCGCCGCCGTGTGGACGTCGGAACCGGCCGGGGAGACCACCCGACTGCGCGGCACACCGCGGCTGCGCGTGACGTACCGGGCGGCGAACCCCGGATCCACCTTCGTCGCGTACCTCCTCGACACGGCACCCGACGGCACGGCGCACCTCATCACGCACGCCCCGTACACCGACGTCGACTCCCCGCCCGACAGCCTGATCAGCGCGGACATCGACCTCCAGGCCACGGCCTACGACGTGCCGCGCGGCCACCGCCTGATGCTGGTGATCGACGCCCGCGACCCCTTCTACGCCGACGCCAACCTGCCCCGCGCCACCCTGGCGTTCACCTCCCCGGAGCCCACCCCGTCCTACCTGGACCTCCCCCTCGGCTGA
- a CDS encoding TIGR03084 family metal-binding protein, whose translation MPDPSAVDAAVTVFADLREEGRELDSVVAELTAPDWARATPAPGWTIAHQIAHLHWTDRASLLSLTDAVGFGHMAEEALKAPNTFVDEGAREGAELAPAELLARWRATRAALDEALSEASPDTRFPWYGPPMKAASMASARLMETWAHGQDVADALGVHRTPTARLRHVARIGVRARDYAYAVRGLPAPAEQFRVELTAPEGPEVWTYGPPDAPQRITGPALDFCLLVTQRAHRADLELIATGPDADRWLDIAQAFAGPAGAGREPGAAR comes from the coding sequence GTGCCCGATCCGTCCGCCGTCGACGCAGCCGTCACCGTCTTCGCAGATCTGCGCGAGGAAGGCCGCGAACTGGACTCCGTGGTAGCAGAGTTGACCGCCCCCGACTGGGCCCGGGCCACCCCCGCGCCCGGCTGGACCATCGCCCACCAGATCGCCCACCTGCACTGGACCGACCGGGCCTCGCTGCTCTCCCTCACCGACGCCGTCGGCTTCGGCCACATGGCCGAGGAGGCCCTGAAGGCCCCCAACACCTTCGTCGACGAGGGCGCGCGCGAGGGCGCGGAGCTGGCCCCCGCCGAGCTGCTCGCCCGCTGGCGCGCCACGCGTGCCGCCCTCGACGAGGCGTTGTCCGAAGCCTCGCCCGACACCCGCTTCCCCTGGTACGGGCCGCCGATGAAGGCCGCCTCCATGGCCAGCGCCCGGCTGATGGAGACCTGGGCGCACGGCCAGGACGTCGCCGACGCGCTCGGCGTCCACCGCACCCCGACCGCGCGGCTGCGGCACGTGGCGCGGATCGGCGTACGGGCCCGCGACTACGCCTACGCCGTACGCGGACTGCCCGCGCCCGCCGAGCAGTTCCGGGTGGAGCTGACGGCCCCCGAGGGCCCCGAGGTGTGGACTTACGGCCCGCCGGACGCCCCGCAGCGGATCACCGGCCCGGCGCTCGACTTCTGCCTGCTGGTCACCCAGCGGGCCCACCGCGCCGACCTCGAGCTCATCGCGACCGGCCCCGACGCGGACCGCTGGCTGGACATCGCCCAGGCCTTCGCCGGCCCGGCGGGAGCCGGCCGGGAGCCGGGGGCCGCGCGGTGA
- a CDS encoding acyclic terpene utilization AtuA family protein has translation MVTGGPLDVLTGDYLAELTMLILGRDRLKNPDLGYAKTFLRQLEEGLGLAHERGVRIVTNAGGLNPAGLADAVMALAAKVGVPVRVAHVEGDDLTARTDGALTANAYLGGAGITACLRAGADVVVTGRVTDAALVSGPAAWWFDWAADDYDRLAGAVAAGHVLECGTQATGGNYSFFARHDVRRPGFPLAEISADGSAVITKHPGTGGAVTAGTVTAQLLYETQGVRYLGPDVTTRLDTVRLTDEGADRVRLTGVRGEAPPPSLKVGVTRIGGWRNEVVFVLTGLDVEAKADLVRTQLAEVLEGVVDATWTLARTDHEDADTQETASALLRLVVRDPSPDRVGRALTSTAIELALGSYPGFHVTAPPGPAQPYGVFTSTLVPSDEVPHVAVLPDGTHVRVPAPPPQPPAHPAPPAEPPAPPVPPAEPPAFPAPPAFEARGSGGGAPEGVGGGAPAGSGAEPRETVRAPLGALAGARSGDKGGDANVGVWVETDPAWDWLRDTLTAEVFQELLPETAQHTVTRHELPLLRALNFTVTGILGDGVASGHRFDPQAKALGEWLRARHLDIPVALLPAPEATP, from the coding sequence ATGGTGACCGGCGGCCCGCTGGACGTGCTGACCGGCGACTACCTCGCCGAGCTGACCATGCTGATCCTGGGCCGCGACCGTCTGAAGAACCCGGACCTCGGCTACGCCAAGACCTTCCTGCGCCAGTTGGAGGAGGGGCTCGGGCTCGCGCACGAGCGCGGCGTGCGGATCGTTACGAACGCCGGCGGCCTCAACCCGGCCGGACTCGCCGACGCCGTAATGGCTTTGGCGGCGAAGGTGGGCGTCCCGGTGCGGGTCGCCCACGTCGAGGGCGACGACCTCACCGCACGGACGGACGGGGCCCTGACGGCCAACGCCTACCTCGGGGGCGCCGGGATCACGGCCTGCCTGCGGGCGGGCGCCGACGTGGTGGTCACCGGCCGGGTCACGGACGCGGCACTGGTGAGCGGCCCGGCGGCCTGGTGGTTCGACTGGGCCGCGGACGACTACGACCGGTTGGCGGGGGCGGTGGCCGCGGGCCACGTCTTGGAGTGCGGCACCCAAGCCACCGGCGGCAACTACTCCTTCTTCGCCCGGCACGACGTCCGCCGCCCCGGCTTCCCGCTGGCGGAGATCTCCGCGGACGGCTCGGCGGTCATCACGAAACACCCCGGCACGGGCGGAGCCGTCACCGCCGGCACCGTCACCGCCCAACTCCTCTACGAAACCCAGGGCGTGCGCTACCTCGGCCCGGACGTGACCACCCGTCTGGACACCGTCCGGCTGACCGACGAGGGCGCCGACCGGGTACGGCTCACGGGAGTGCGCGGAGAGGCCCCGCCGCCCTCCCTGAAGGTGGGCGTCACCCGGATCGGCGGCTGGCGCAACGAGGTCGTCTTCGTCCTGACGGGCCTGGACGTCGAGGCCAAGGCGGACCTCGTCCGCACCCAACTGGCCGAGGTGTTGGAAGGCGTGGTTGACGCCACCTGGACCCTGGCCCGCACCGACCACGAGGACGCCGACACGCAGGAGACGGCCTCCGCCCTCCTGCGACTGGTCGTCCGCGACCCGTCCCCGGACCGGGTGGGCCGCGCCCTGACCTCGACGGCGATCGAACTGGCCCTCGGCAGCTACCCGGGCTTCCACGTCACCGCCCCACCGGGCCCGGCGCAGCCCTACGGCGTCTTCACCTCGACCCTGGTCCCGTCGGACGAGGTCCCGCACGTGGCGGTCCTCCCGGACGGCACCCACGTACGAGTCCCGGCCCCACCGCCCCAGCCCCCCGCACATCCAGCCCCGCCGGCGGAGCCCCCTGCACCCCCAGTCCCACCGGCGGAGCCCCCCGCATTTCCAGCCCCGCCGGCGTTTGAGGCGCGGGGGTCCGGGGGCGGAGCCCCCGAAGGGGTCGGGGGCGGAGCCCCCGCCGGGTCCGGGGCGGAGCCCCGGGAGACCGTCCGCGCCCCCCTCGGGGCGCTGGCCGGGGCCCGCAGCGGCGACAAGGGCGGGGACGCCAACGTCGGGGTGTGGGTCGAGACCGACCCCGCCTGGGACTGGCTGCGCGACACCCTCACCGCCGAGGTGTTCCAGGAACTGCTCCCCGAGACCGCGCAGCACACCGTCACCCGCCACGAGCTGCCGCTGCTGAGGGCCCTCAACTTCACCGTCACCGGCATCCTCGGCGACGGCGTCGCCTCCGGCCACCGCTTCGACCCCCAGGCCAAGGCCCTCGGCGAATGGCTCCGCGCCCGCCACCTCGACATTCCCGTCGCCCTCCTCCCGGCCCCGGAGGCCACCCCATGA